One genomic segment of Rivularia sp. PCC 7116 includes these proteins:
- a CDS encoding glycosyltransferase family 4 protein, whose product MSPRLGFLAAAPRISTHPDAEMSGPRSRILGIIKGFKGLNWEVQTFIVGDRVPQNWSAKGSGDAISKGFFRTLAVDLVRLCLSAINSWKSWRELGSKVDFVYEYAATLQCLGWIFQRQGIPWILQAEALLFYEAKAERKALVLDGIAKWMEIQAYKKCDVLACVSETLKEILVRDYDIQPDKIVIVNNAVDIDFLNPKLHNQKRIFSGFTVGFVGSLYAWSGLNLLLEVIAELRKTGLDISLVVVGDGAMKADWENLAEALGISENVAFIGRVPWQVVPQYIAGFDVGFSGQVQLQMGEMYLSPMKLYEYMSMAKPVVASAFEDAKRLVNYQTGFLFQPGEKEDLKRALLLAFSQQEALPKMGHLARIEIVNHHSWNSRVQVLVKGVEQILSKRSSPAQHNSIFNLTN is encoded by the coding sequence ATGTCTCCAAGACTCGGTTTTTTAGCAGCAGCACCCAGAATTTCAACTCACCCCGACGCGGAAATGTCGGGACCTCGCTCTCGAATTCTAGGAATTATTAAAGGTTTTAAAGGATTAAATTGGGAAGTTCAAACATTTATTGTTGGAGATAGAGTACCTCAAAACTGGTCTGCAAAAGGTTCTGGTGATGCAATCAGCAAAGGATTCTTTCGTACTTTAGCAGTAGACTTAGTGCGATTATGTCTTAGCGCGATTAATTCCTGGAAAAGTTGGCGAGAACTGGGAAGTAAAGTAGATTTTGTGTATGAATATGCTGCAACTTTACAGTGTCTGGGATGGATATTTCAACGCCAAGGAATTCCTTGGATTTTGCAAGCTGAAGCTTTACTTTTTTACGAAGCTAAAGCAGAGCGTAAAGCCTTGGTTTTGGATGGAATTGCTAAATGGATGGAAATCCAAGCATATAAAAAGTGCGATGTTTTAGCTTGTGTCAGCGAAACTCTAAAAGAAATTTTAGTGCGCGATTATGATATTCAACCTGACAAAATTGTTATAGTAAATAATGCGGTTGATATAGATTTTCTTAATCCTAAATTACATAATCAAAAGCGGATATTTTCTGGCTTCACAGTTGGTTTTGTTGGTAGTTTATATGCTTGGTCTGGTCTAAATTTATTATTAGAAGTAATCGCAGAATTACGTAAAACTGGTTTAGATATATCGCTGGTTGTTGTTGGCGACGGTGCCATGAAAGCTGATTGGGAAAATCTTGCCGAAGCTTTAGGAATCTCTGAAAATGTAGCGTTTATCGGTAGAGTTCCTTGGCAAGTCGTACCCCAGTATATTGCCGGGTTTGACGTTGGATTCTCCGGACAAGTACAGCTACAAATGGGTGAAATGTATCTTTCACCTATGAAACTATACGAATATATGTCAATGGCTAAACCAGTTGTTGCATCGGCATTTGAAGATGCCAAGCGTTTAGTTAACTATCAAACAGGATTTCTTTTTCAACCAGGAGAAAAAGAGGATTTAAAACGTGCATTGCTATTAGCCTTTTCTCAACAAGAAGCACTGCCAAAAATGGGGCATTTAGCTCGCATTGAAATAGTCAATCATCATAGCTGGAATTCTAGGGTGCAAGTTTTAGTTAAAGGTGTTGAGCAAATATTAAGTAAACGCTCTTCACCGGCTCAGCATAATTCTATTTTCAATCTTACCAATTGA
- a CDS encoding WecB/TagA/CpsF family glycosyltransferase, which produces MNSSPLKFLGVQVHALNIAQLNGLVAKSIAEQKKYLIANHNLNSLHIYHHDSKMREFYKKADYTHIDGMPLVLIGKLRGYSVEREHRVTYADWVWPLMQEAATKGWRVFYLGSKPGVADKGAEILRQKYPGLKIACAHGYINVDKDSQENQDTIAAINAFKPHILMVGMSMPRQEHWILDNLEKLDTNAILPSGACMDYVAGEVPTPPRWMGRMGLEWFYRLISEPKRLWKRYLVQPWFICKLLIQEY; this is translated from the coding sequence ATGAATAGTTCTCCATTAAAATTTCTCGGCGTTCAGGTACATGCATTAAATATTGCTCAGTTGAATGGTTTAGTTGCAAAATCAATTGCAGAACAAAAAAAATATCTGATTGCCAATCATAATCTTAACAGTCTGCATATCTATCATCATGATTCCAAGATGCGGGAATTCTATAAAAAAGCAGATTATACCCATATCGATGGTATGCCTTTAGTGCTGATTGGGAAACTCAGGGGTTATTCCGTAGAGCGAGAACATCGAGTTACTTATGCCGATTGGGTATGGCCTTTAATGCAAGAAGCTGCTACTAAAGGTTGGAGAGTATTTTATCTCGGTTCTAAACCAGGGGTTGCCGATAAAGGAGCAGAAATTTTACGCCAAAAATACCCTGGCTTAAAAATTGCTTGCGCTCATGGGTATATAAATGTAGATAAAGACAGCCAGGAGAATCAAGATACTATCGCTGCTATTAATGCCTTTAAACCTCATATCTTGATGGTAGGAATGAGTATGCCACGCCAAGAGCATTGGATACTCGATAATCTGGAAAAACTTGATACCAACGCAATTTTACCTAGTGGCGCTTGCATGGACTATGTTGCAGGTGAAGTTCCGACTCCGCCTCGATGGATGGGAAGGATGGGTTTGGAATGGTTTTATCGTCTAATTAGCGAACCAAAAAGGCTGTGGAAGCGTTACTTAGTTCAACCTTGGTTTATTTGTAAATTATTAATTCAGGAATATTAA